TTGGCCGGGAACTCGGCCCCAAAGCGCGAGTCTTAATGCCCGGACGCCAGAAAAGCAGGCGCTGCCGTCGGCAACAGTGAGTCCGGCGACAGGCCGTTGCGCAATTCCGCTGGCTGGCGTCCCGGCTATCTGGTTCCGCTCCTCTTCATTGCGTTTTTGGCAGGCAGGACACGCAAGGCAATCTTCCAGCTTCAGTCGGTTGCCGCGTGCTGATCCCCATGACACGGAGGCATCACGATGCTTGATTTGCACGGATGGAAAGCCAGCTACAGTGTTGGCAACTGGCTCCTGGACAATCAGCACAGGGTTTTGCTTGACCTCTGCGAAGAGGCCATCGCGCTGGTGCCTGAAGACAATTGTCAGCACTCTCCCGATCCCGGTTTTCGTTATGTCCGGGATGATCTGCTGTTCTATATCGACGAACATTTCAGGACTGAGGAGCGCCTGCTCAAACGCTGCGGCAAATCCCTTTACGAGCGGCATCACGAAGAACACGCGGTTTTCTGGCAGATGCTCGGTGACAAGCTACAGCAGATTGCCAATGGCGAGATCGGGCGCGAGGAGTTTCGTCAGTTCCTGACCGACTGGTGGTCGCAGCACATCCTCCAGTCGGATCGCAGCTTTTCGGAGTTCATTCAGCGGGCGGGCTGAAAGCCGGCGTATTGCCTGGTCCGGGAGCTTTCAGGCTTTCCCGGATGCGCGCAGCCTTGCGCTCGCCTCGGCGAAGTCGGGCAAGGCGGCCGCGATGATGGCAGCGTGAGCGCGGCTCAGGGCTGTGGCGTCTTCCCCGCCGCCTTGCTCGAGCGATCCGCGAACAACAAGGCCAGGCGAAGGGTAATGACGCAGCCCAATGACGCCAGGAGAACCGTCGCCCAGGACCACTCGGGGAAGAAATAACTGGCCAGGCTGGCCAGGCTCAGGAAGATGATGACAAAAAACATATAGGAATACTCTCGTTTCGGGAAAAGTGTAATCCGGCCGGGGCTGGCCGGGTTCATTCCTTGTCGGTGCTCGGCATCTATGGATGGAAGTCCCGGGCGTGTTGCCATGTTGAAATCACGCTCCGGTTTGTCCGCCCGGGGGGGATCCCGGCGTCCGATATGGTATACGTGCGTTGGACAGTGTGATTCCAGTTCAGAAACGAAAATTCCTTCCATGACATCCATCCTCCTTCATCCGGACCGCCATCGCAAGATTCGCGCGCTGTTTGACGAGTACATCGAGCTCTATGCCGGGCGCGATGATCGCTTGACGACGCTGTTCAGCGAGAACTTCAGTGGCTACGCGGGGGGCGGCAATGAGCTGGTCACCGATCGCGACGAGTGGGTGCGCATCACCCGCCAGGATTTCTCGGAAGTGCCGGGGCGGATCCGCATTGAAATGCGCGACATTGCGCTGCAGGACCTGAGCGAAGAGGTCGTTGTGGTGACTGCCTTCTTCAATATTCACCTGCCGCAGCCCGAACACGTGCTTTCGCGCGAGGTGGCGCGGCTGGTCCTGATCTTCCGCCTAGAGGGCGAAGACTGGAAAATCGTCCACAGCGGCATCTCGATTCCCTATCAGCTGGTGCAGGAAGGCGAGGTCTATCCCCTCCAGCGCCTGCAGGAGCGCAACCAGGTGCTCGAAGCCCTGGTCGCGGAGCGCACCCGCGAGTTGAACGAAAGAGAGGCCTTCTACCGGCTGCTCACCGAAGATACGCTCGACGTAATCTGGCGGACCGACGCCAACTTCTTCATTACCTATATCAGCCCGTCGGATGAACGTCTGCGCGGTTTCAAGGCGGAAGAAGTGATCGGTCGTCATGCCACCGAGTTGTTCGATGCAGACGGCGTCATCATCGCCAAGGAAGCCATGAACAAAGGACGCGCAGCACAGCACGATCGCACCAATCTCGGTTTTATGAGCTTTGAGGCGTCGCATCGCTGCAAGGATGGCCGCGCGATCTGGGGGGAGGTATTCTCCAAGGCGGTGCGTGACGAACATGGAACGATTACCGGGTATCACGGCATCACCCGGGAAATCACCAAGCGCAAACAGATGCAGGACCAGGTTAAGGAACTGGCTTTTTATGACACCTTGACCCGGTTGCCCAACCGGCGCCTGCTCAACGACCGCTTGTGCCAGGCACTGGCTGCCAGCAAACGCAGCGGGCAGCATGGCGCCCTGATGTTTGTCGATCTCGACAACTTCAAGCCGCTCAATGACAAACACGGGCATTTCGTTGGCGACCTGCTGCTGATCGAAGTGGCGCAACGCCTCAAGAGCTGCGTGCGCGAAATGGACACGGTGGCACGCTTTGGCGGCGACGAGTTTGTCGTGATGCTCGGCGAGCTGGATGTCGATCACGCAGCATCCATCGCCCTGGCCGAAGTTGTCGCCGAAAAGATCCGCACCCGGCTTTCCGGTGCCTACTGCTTGCAAGTCGAGCACGAAGGCAGGGCGGCCAGCAGCGTCGAACACCACTGCTCGGCCAGCATCGGCGTGGTCGTCTTCCTCGACCACGAAGTCAGCCCGGACGACATTTTGATCTGGGCGGACAAGGCCATGTATCAGGCAAAGGCAGCCGGGCGAAACGCGATCCGCTTTTACGCGGCGGATGGCGGGGAGTGAGCAATCGATCTGCAAACCATGCGGCAAGCCGCGATTGCATGAAAGAGCAAGCAAGACTACATTAAGACCTTATTCAGTCCGAAGGTGGCCGCGATGCGTTATTCCTCCCAAGTCAAACCGATCAGCTATCTCAAGGCCAATGCGGCTGAAGTCTTGCTGCTGCTGGCCGAAGAACGTCAGCCGATGGTGATCACGCAGAATGGCGAAGCCAAGGCGGTCATCCAGGATGTGGCTTCCTACGAAGAAACCCAGGAAACCCTGGCCCTGCTGAAAGTGCTGGCGCTCGGCAATCACGACATCGAGGCCGGCAAGGTCAAACCGGTCGCGGACGTCGTCGCCCGCCTGCGCGCCAAGGCGGGAAAATGACCGGGCCAGCCTTCGAGGTGTTAATCACCGAAGGCGCCGAGCAGGATCTCGAAACCCTGTTCGATTACATTGCCGAACACGATAGCCGCAAGCATGCGGAACACGTACTCGACGAGCTGATGGCAGTCGTCGACAGTCTGCGCTGTTGCCCTGAACGCGGCACCTATCCCCGCGAACTGCAGTCCCTGGGCATGCGGGAATACCGGCAACTCCATTTCAAGCCCTACCGCGTGATCTACCGGATCATCGGGCCGCGGGTCTATATCTACCTGATCGCCGATGGGCGGCGTGACATGGTGGCACTGTTGTCGAGGCGCCTGCTCGGGTAGTTGGCTTGAGGTTTGCGAAGAAGTGCGAATCGCTGGCGATGCCATCCTCGTAGCCCTGGCTGTAGGCAGCGTCAAACCCTTTTTGCTCCATCCGCTCCTTGGTCCCGGGCATGCATCCGGCCAAAGAAAAACAGACAAACGCTATCGATGCGACAAAGGCTGGTTTCATTCTTGCTCCTGTTTGAAGTATGAAATTATTGTTTTACAGAAAGATATTATTGAATTACGATGCGTCATGCAAATTTTTCATGGAGCACTTGATGACACATCTGACCCTCCCCCTGGCCCCGTCCGATCTTCCGAAACTCGCTCGTCGCCTGGCCTCGGGATGTCTTCTGGCAATTGTCGTGTTGCCGTTGTCGGTCGTCCTCTACTGGATGTTGAGCGACACCGGGACGCTGGCAGTGCGGACCAATCTCGCGCCTGATGTCGTACAGGGAGAACTGCAGACCTGGCAGCGCCTGCTCGGCTGCCTGTTGATGGAAGTACCGTTGTGCTTGTTGCTGGTCGGCGTCTGGCAGGCGCGCAAGTGTTTCCTGCTGTTCGGTGCCGGCCGGGTGTTTTCAGGTGAGGCTATCCGCTATCTGCGCAATTTTGCCGCCTGGTCGGTGGCTTCGGCGATTGCCAAGATATTTTGCGATGCGGCAGCCTCGGTGGTTGTGACGCTGGCGAATACCCCCGGGCAGCGCATGCTGGCGCTCGGGTTGGGCTCGGATCAGCTCTTCCTGTTGTTCTTTGCTGCGCTGGTATGGCTGATGGCTGGAGTCATCGGCGAGGGGCTGGCGCTGGCCGACGAAAACGCGTCGTTTGTCTGATTGCGCCAGGAACGCTCATGCCCATCGTAGTCCGTATCGACGTCATGCTCGCCAATCGCAAGGCAAGATCGAAGGATCTTGCCGAATACGTGGGCATCACCGAAGCCAACGTTTCCTTGCTCAAGCAGGGAAAGGTCAAGGGGGTTCGCTTCGAGACCCTGGAAAAGATCTGCGAATTCCTCGCCTGCCAGCCTGGCGACTTGCTCGTTCATGTTCCGGCGGAAGCGGGGATTGACGGAGCGGGGGAGCCCGACGGCAGGTGAGGGATTGGCCGTGACGTCCCGGCTGTTTCCGGCGCTGGCGCTTTCGTTGTTGCTGCATCTGGCGGTGGCGATCGCTGTCCGTCCCCCGCCAACGCTCCGGGCTGCGCAGGTCGTAGTGTTGGAGGCGCGCTTGTCGCCGGCAGCGCCGTTCGTCCGGGTCGGTCCGCTGCCGATGGCGGGCGAATCGAAACGCGCGAGTCAGCAGCTTGCAGTCAAGCGCGCCTCAACCGAAGCCGCGGCCGAAACCGTAAGCAGCGTAGCAGCGACTTCGC
The DNA window shown above is from Quatrionicoccus australiensis and carries:
- a CDS encoding type II toxin-antitoxin system RelE/ParE family toxin, whose protein sequence is MTGPAFEVLITEGAEQDLETLFDYIAEHDSRKHAEHVLDELMAVVDSLRCCPERGTYPRELQSLGMREYRQLHFKPYRVIYRIIGPRVYIYLIADGRRDMVALLSRRLLG
- a CDS encoding diguanylate cyclase domain-containing protein translates to MTSILLHPDRHRKIRALFDEYIELYAGRDDRLTTLFSENFSGYAGGGNELVTDRDEWVRITRQDFSEVPGRIRIEMRDIALQDLSEEVVVVTAFFNIHLPQPEHVLSREVARLVLIFRLEGEDWKIVHSGISIPYQLVQEGEVYPLQRLQERNQVLEALVAERTRELNEREAFYRLLTEDTLDVIWRTDANFFITYISPSDERLRGFKAEEVIGRHATELFDADGVIIAKEAMNKGRAAQHDRTNLGFMSFEASHRCKDGRAIWGEVFSKAVRDEHGTITGYHGITREITKRKQMQDQVKELAFYDTLTRLPNRRLLNDRLCQALAASKRSGQHGALMFVDLDNFKPLNDKHGHFVGDLLLIEVAQRLKSCVREMDTVARFGGDEFVVMLGELDVDHAASIALAEVVAEKIRTRLSGAYCLQVEHEGRAASSVEHHCSASIGVVVFLDHEVSPDDILIWADKAMYQAKAAGRNAIRFYAADGGE
- a CDS encoding type II toxin-antitoxin system Phd/YefM family antitoxin translates to MRYSSQVKPISYLKANAAEVLLLLAEERQPMVITQNGEAKAVIQDVASYEETQETLALLKVLALGNHDIEAGKVKPVADVVARLRAKAGK
- a CDS encoding helix-turn-helix domain-containing protein, whose amino-acid sequence is MPIVVRIDVMLANRKARSKDLAEYVGITEANVSLLKQGKVKGVRFETLEKICEFLACQPGDLLVHVPAEAGIDGAGEPDGR
- a CDS encoding bacteriohemerythrin codes for the protein MLDLHGWKASYSVGNWLLDNQHRVLLDLCEEAIALVPEDNCQHSPDPGFRYVRDDLLFYIDEHFRTEERLLKRCGKSLYERHHEEHAVFWQMLGDKLQQIANGEIGREEFRQFLTDWWSQHILQSDRSFSEFIQRAG
- a CDS encoding DUF2975 domain-containing protein — encoded protein: MTHLTLPLAPSDLPKLARRLASGCLLAIVVLPLSVVLYWMLSDTGTLAVRTNLAPDVVQGELQTWQRLLGCLLMEVPLCLLLVGVWQARKCFLLFGAGRVFSGEAIRYLRNFAAWSVASAIAKIFCDAAASVVVTLANTPGQRMLALGLGSDQLFLLFFAALVWLMAGVIGEGLALADENASFV